The genomic window GAAATCAAGGTAACAATGGTAGACCAGTATTTCAAATATATTGGGATAACGAACCTATTGGTAAACAATGGGATATGAGAGATAGCCTTAAAGATATATTTGGTAGCAATTGGGCAGATGTAGATTCGCTTACTTTAAGACAAGGTGGCTATGTTAGAGGCCTTAAGGAAAATATTGATAGATATGGTGTTTCTGCTTATGATTCTTCTGGATGGGGTAGATTTATTGTGACTAGCGATTTGCTTTGTCCTGTACAACAATCTCATGTTATTCGTTTAGAAACGATAAGATCAGGAGGTGTACCTATTGATTATGTTGAGTTTGTACCAGTGGACTAATAAAAATAATAATTAAAGAATTTTTAAATGAATAATAAACATAATTTCATAATTAACTTTGGCCGTATATGTGCCGTTCTAGTTATCCTTGTAGCTTTTAGCTGTAAAGATGATGCCATGGACGAGCATTATGGACAGGAAGATAAAGGTTTAGAATCTAGTATTTTAGAAACATTATCTAGTGATACTAACTATTCAACCTTTGTAGAACTCGTTAAGCAAGCAGGTTTTGAAGAATTGCTTAGCTCATCGCAAGCCTTTACGGTTTGGGCACCAAACAATGAGGCGCTTGCATTAGTATCTAGCGATGTATTAAACGATCCGGATGCGTTAACCGAATTAATAGGAAACCATATTTCTAGGTTTTCTTACGGTTCAACTATAAATGAAAGCCCTCTATTTGTTAAAATGCTTAACGATAAGTCTATTGAGTTTTCTAATATAGATGGACAGGTTACTTTTGGTGATGTAGATCTATTGGAAAAAGATATATTAACATCTAACGGAATTCTTCATAAATTATCTAGTGTTTTAAGTGTAAAACCTAATATTTGGGGATTCCTTAACGATAATGAAGCTGAGTTCCCTACGTTAATGGATTATTTTTCTCAGTATAATGAAACACTTTTCGATGAAGCAAAAAGTGTTAAAACGGGAACAAATTCATTAGGACAAACGGTTTACGATTCTATCTTTAGCTCTTCGAATACGCAATTTAAAACTATTGGAGATCTAAGCTCTGAAGATGATCGTTTCACTTTTATAGGTTTAACTGATGATGCTTATGCAGGGATTTATGACACCTTTAAAGAGTATTATCAATACCCTGTTGAAGACTCTGTAAAAAGTAATACTGACAGAACAATATTCAGTAATTTAACATTTCCTGTTTTAGATTTAGAAGACTTAAATGGTTCATTAATAGAAAATACTGTTGGAAATAGTGTGTTGCTAGATGGAACAGGAACAAGTGTTGAATCATTAAGTAATGGAAATGTATTTGTTGTAAATACTTTGAATTACGATGCGAAAAATGTGATGTACAAGCCTATACGTTACGAGGTGGAAAATAATAAAAGAAGAGAGATAGGCTCATTAACCGATTTTTCAGTGGTACAAAAGTATCAAGATGTGGCATCGGGTAAGTTTACTAATATTGTTAGTTTATTAGCGAATCCAGAAAATGGTAACGACTATTTTGAAGTTGCTTTTAGTAATGTATTATCTGCAAGTTATAATATTAACTTGAAATTTTCTGCTATTGGAGCAGCTCAAGATACACAGTTGAAATTTGAATTTAGTTATGTAGATGCTAGTGGAAATACGGTAGTAAATAACATTGATTCTATGGTAATAAGCAATCTTGAAGAAGGTATTGTTCCTATTGGAGATACTTATGATATTCCTGTGTATATAAACGAGGAAATTGATAATGAATATACTGTTAAACTGAAAATTATAATAGACGTTAGTGAACCAGAACTTATATTGTACGAGCGTAAGTTTGGACTTGATTACGTAGAATTAACGCCAGTAGAATAAGTATTTTAACTAAAAAATAAACATGAATTATCAGATTATGATGAAAATAAAAAATACATATTCCCTGCTTTTCATTCTATTTTTCGGAATTACTTTTGCATTGCAAGGACAGGAAAAATCGAATAAAATAGTTACGGGAACAGTCGTTAACGCCATTAATAAAGAACCTTTGGTGGGCGTTAATGTGCGGGTAGGCAAGTTTTCTTCTGTAATAACAGACGAAAAAGGAGCATTCTCAATAAAAGTACCAGATGGAAGAGCTACACTTGTATTAAGTAGTCAAGAGTTTCAAAACAAAGAAGTGGCGCTAAAAGGACGATCTAAAGTTGAAATTGAAATTAATAATAAAGATTTCAATACGTATTATAGTACCATTCATTCTCCGCTTGGAGATCAAAGTAACTCGTCTGTAGTAAGTGCTGTTTCAGTTAGAGAAGGTAATTTAGCAACCTCACGTGAGTCTGCGGCAAATATGCTTTCAGGAAACGAAGTAAGTGGTATGAGAAGTATCATGCGTTCTGGGATTCCTGGAATTGGTTCTAATAACTTTATTAGAGGATACAACACATTAAATAGTTCTACACAACCTTTAATAGTTATTGATGGGATGATGATAGAAACTAATACCTTTAATAACAACTCTATTATTAATGGGTATAGTTATGATCCTTTGTCTGATATAAACCCTAAAGATATTGCAAATATTACAGTGATTAAAGATGCTGTTTCTATTTATGGGTCTAGAGCTGCAAACGGTGTAATACTTATTGAAACTAACAAAACGGATGATGTTACAACCAAAATTGATTTCTATGCATCGGCAGGTTTAAATTCGGCGCCAGATAATATTAGAATGATGAATGCTAGTCAATATAAAAACTATTTATCAAATCAATTAAATAGTTCTGGGCTTTATACCAATAGCGAAATTAGTGGTTTACCATATTTTAATGAAAGTCCTTCGTTTCAAGATTACGAAAAATATCATAATTCTACCGATTGGCAAAAAGAAGTGTTTGATGACAACTATGTTAATGAATACTATTTAAAAGTAACTGGAGGTGATGAAATTGCGAAATACGGATTATCTATTGGATACACGACTAATGGAGGTGTAATTTCTAATTCAGAATTTAGTCGTTTTACTACACGTTTTAATGCAGATACAAGCATAACAGATCGATTATCGTTATCTACAAATCTAAGTGTAAGTTATACAGATAGAAGTTTATATGATGATGGCTTGTTAAGCACATCTCCTATATCTTCAGCTTTAAATAAGTCACCATTCTTGGCTCCTTATACAGAAAATGCCGACGGTGTTGTTACAGATGTATATCAAGATGTCGATAATATTGGCGGATTTAGTAACCCTGTAGTTATTACAGATGTTGCTACATTTGTTGCTAAAGATTATAACCTTTATGGTCAATTAAATTTTGGTTATAAAATTTCAGATAAATTAACCTTGAAATCTTTATCAGGTGTAAATTATATTAAAAACAGACAGAATGTGTTTTTACCAGATTTAGGATTATCTGAAGAATTTAACGAGTATGGTGATGCTTTTTACCGTACATCAAAAGTAAGTGTAGAAAGTTTATTTTCTGTTTATAATGATACACGATTAAACTATGTATTAAATGTAGATAATAAGCACGATTTTTCATTAAATCTTGGAGTACGCTATAACCAAAATAATTATGAAAACTCTTATTCTATTAGTGGGAATTCTGGAGATGATCAATTTACATCTTTAAATAATGGTAACAGAGATACTTTTGTTACTTCTGGTAATATTGGTAACTGGAAATATGCTTCTATTTATGCTAATGGAGATTATTCATTTTTGAATAAATATTTTGTTAGTTATAATTTAGCTTTAGATAGCTCATCGCGTTTTGGTGATGATAAATCTACTGGGATTTTTCCAGCTTTAGGTTTGGGGTGGTTAATTTCTTCAGAAAATTTTATGGCTAATAATAAAGTAATAGATAAATTAAAACTTAGAGTTAGTTATGGTTTAACAGGTAATGATGGTATTGGAAATTATAATGCAGAATCTTATTTTGTATCTACTCGATTTTTAGAAGGAACAGGGCTTGTTAACGGTAACATAGCAAAAAGTTCTATTGGTTGGGAAGAAACAGCAAAAGCTAATTTTGGGTTAGATGTTGGTTTACTCAACGAACGATTATCTTTAAATCTTGACTATTTTGATAATAGAACCTCTGGTTTATTAAATATGAATGAAATAAATCAAGTTTACGGAAGTGAAGGCTTTTTGTCAAATGAAGGGAAACTTAAAAATAACGGTTTCGAATTATCTGTAAATGCCCGTGTTGTTAATACGGAAAACTTTAGTTGGGATGTTGGTGGAAATATTTCACAATACAAAAATGAAATAGTGTCTCTGCCAGGCGACCAACAAATTCTTGATATAGATGGTGTTAATGCTACTATTATCAATAAAGAAGGTAGCGCATTAGGCTTGTTTTATGGTTATAAAACAAATGGAATTTATAACAATGCTGCCGAAGCTTCTGCTGATGGTTTAAACTGGACTGATTTTGCTGGATTTGAGCAATCATTTGTTGCAGGTGATGTTCGTTTTGTGAATTCTGATGCTTCTGATAACGTAATTAATGAAGATGACCGTGTGGTTATTGGTAATCCAAATCCAGATTTTACGGGGATGGTTTACAATACATTTACTTATAAAAATGTATCATTATCAGCTATATTTTCTTTCAGCCAAGGAAACGATGTGTATAATGCACAGCGCTGGCAAACAGAATCTATGTCTGGTTTAGCAAACCAAAGTACAGCGGTTGCAAACCGTTGGGCAGTGGCAAATCAAGATACAGATATTCCTCGTGCAGTTTACGGTGATGCTATGGGAAACTCTAGATTTTCAGACCGTTGGATAGAAGATGGGTCATACATTCGTCTAAAAACTTTGTCAGTATCTTATAGTCCAGACTTTTTTAATGCCACGCTTTCTATTACTGCAAATAACTTATTTACTATTACTGATTACTTAGGGTTCGATCCAGAAGTAAGCTCATCTCAAACAAGTTATTTACAAGGTATCGATGCCGGTTTTACACCTCAATACACTTCAGTATTAATAGGTCTTAGAGTAGGGCTATAATTTTTGATATAAAAGATTCAAAATAAAAAACATATATAAATGAAACAATATAGAAACATTACGTTTAGCATCATTTTAGGATTAACGCTTTTTACTTCTTGCGATGATTTATTGGATGTGGACCCAGAAGAAGTATTGCTTACCGAAGATTATTTAGGAGCTAGTAAGATAGAAACAAGATCTGCATTATTTGGAGTGCTTTCGCAATTACAAGATGTTGCTGGGCAATATGTTGTATTGGGAGAGTTACGTGGCGATTTAACCAATGTTAACGCCAGTACAAATGATGAGCTTAGAGAAATTAATAATCATGCTATTAGTGCCGATAATAGCTATGCGGATTTAACAACAATATTCTCTATTATTAACAACTGTAACTTTGCCTTAGAAGGCATTGATAAAGAGGCTTTTGAAGGCGATTTATTAGATGATTACGCCGGGATTTTAAGGATTAGAACTTGGGCACAAATGCAAATTCTTATTAATTATGGAAAGTTACCATATATTACCGTTCCAATTAAAACAAGTGATGAATTGGATGATACTTATCCTTTATTAAGTATTGATGAAGCTTTAGATCAATTAATTAGAAACTTAGCCGAAGTAGAAGGTGTTGATAATGTTACTGATTATGCAGGTTCTGAAGGGTTTAGTGTTTATAAAATGATTCCAGATCAACATATTCTTTTAGGAGATTTGTATCTATGGAAAGGTAATTACGAATTAGCAGCAACAAATTATAAGCTGTTTTTAGATGAATTTAGTACTTTAAGCACTAATAGAATAAGTGTTACTGAAAATAATGGAAAATATACTTACAATCCCGATGGATGGGCAGATATTTTTGGAGAAAGTCCTCGTTCTACTGCTGTTATTGATTATGTAGCTTTTAGTGAACAGTATAGACAACCAAATAGCAGTTTTGAGGTTATTACAGCACAAATGCAAGCATCAACATCAATTATTGCGAATTGGAATTCTCAGTCTATGGGATATGAGGGGCTTCCTGTTGTAGACAACCTAGATGAAAGAGCGGCGGTGTCTGCAACAATTGAAGATGTAGAGCCTTTAATTTTAAAATACCAATATGAGTATTTTACTTGGAATAGAGTTGCAAAAATATATTTACGTTATGCAGAGGCTATTAATTACGCTGGTTACCCAGAGCAAGCTTTAGTTGTAATAAATGGGATATTTAATAACCCGAATGTAGACCCTATTGATGCTCCAATATTTTTCAATGAAGAAGAGTTTTTAAATTTCGATGAATGGTATTATCTTTTTGATGACAATGAACCAATAATCGGTAATTTAGGAGTTCGTGGTCGTGCAAGTTTAGCGCCTGTAGGTTTAGATATAGATATGTCTAACATAACTACAGCTATGGATGAAGTTGGTGCATTAATTCTTAATGAAGCAGCTTTAGAGTTAGCTTTTGAAGGTAACCGTTGGGAAGATTTAATGCGCTATGCTCGTAGAGACTCAGACGCAAGTATCTTAGCCGATGCCATTGCCGATAAGTTTATTACTGCTGGAGATGCTGGCACAGGAGAAGCCATTCGTGCAAAATTACTTAACCCAGATAACTGGTATTTACCTTATACTATTCCTGATAATTTTGTATCGGAATAACGAATGGAAAGATTATAATATTTGTTTAATATTATTGTTATTTTTTAAAAGGAAAAAACTCCAAGTGTTATGCTTGGAGTTTTTGTTTTAATCAGAATTTGTTTTAGATGAAGAATAACGAGAGGCTCATTTTTAGTTTGAAAATAAAGCTAAATTTTAATCATAAAAAAACGCTTCTTCCAAAATTTTTGGAAGAAGCGTTTTTAATATAGTTTGGTATGATGATTACATCATGCCTGGCATACCGCCACCACCCATAGGCATAGCAGGAGCATCTTCTTTAATATCAATTAAAGCACACTCTGTAGTTAAAATCATTCCTGCAACAGATGCTGCATTTTCTAATGCTACACGCGTTACTTTTTTAGGATCGATAATACCAGCTTTAAGCATATCAACGTATTTATCCGTTTTAGCATCGAAACCAAAGTCTTTTTTACCTTCTAATACTTTAGCAATTACAACACTTCCTTCACCACCTGCGTTTTCAACGATAGTACGTAAAGGTGCTTCAATAGCACGTGCTACAATTTGAACACCAGTTGTTTCATCTAGATTTTCGGTTGTAAGCTTCTCTAAAACAGATTTAGCTCTTACTAACGCAACACCACCACCAGCAACGATACCTTCTTCTACGGCTGCTCTAGTTGCGTGTAATGCATCATCAACACGATCTTTTTTCTCTTTCATTTCAACTTCACTTGCAGCACCAACATAAAGTACAGCAACACCTCCAGCTAATTTAGCTAAACGTTCTTGTAGTTTTTCTTTATCGTAATCTGAAGTTGTAGTTTCAATTTGAGATTTAATTTGATTTACTCTAGCTTTAATCGATTCAGCATCACCAGAACCATTAACGATTGTAGTGTTATCTTTATCAACTGTTACTGTTTCTGCAGTACCAAGCATACTTAAATCGGCATTCTCTAAAGTGAAACCTCTTTCTTCAGAAATTACAGTTCCACCAGTTAAGGTAGCAATATCTTCTAACATTGCTTTACGACGGTCACCAAAACCAGGAGCCTTAACAGCGGCAATTTTTAAACCACCACGTAATTTGTTTACAACTAAAGTAGCTAATGCTTGTCCGTCAACATCTTCAGCAATAATTAATAATGGACGACCAGATTGAGCAACGGGCTCTAAAATTGGAAGAATTTCGTTTAAGTTAGAAATCTTTTTATCAAATAATAAAATATATGGATTTTCTAAATCGGCAATCATTTTATCAGCATCCGTTACAAAGTAAGGAGAAAGATATCCTCTATCGAATTGCATACCTTCAACCACGTCCACATAAGTTTCCATGCCTTTAGCTTCCTCAACAGTAATAACACCTTCTTTACCAACTTTTCCGAAAGCAGTAGCGATTAATTCACCAATTGTATCATCGTTATTTGCAGAAATAGAAGCAACTTGCTTAATCATTTCAGATGAATTACCTACTTTTTTAGCTTGCTTTTCAAGATCAGCAACAATAGCTTCGACAGCTTTGTCAATACCACGTTTTAAATCCATTGGGTTTGCACCCGCAGCAACGTTTTTTAAACCTTCTTTTACTATTGCTTGAGCTAATACAGTTGCTGTTGTAGTACCATCACCAGCTAAATCGTTGGTTTTAGAGGCTACTTCTTTAACCATTTGTGCACCCATGTTTTCTAATGGGTTTTCAAGCTCAATTTCTTTAGCTACAGTTACACCATCTTTAGTTACTTGTGGTGCACCAAAACTTTTACTAATAATTACGTTACGTCCTTTTGGTCCTAACGTTACTTTTACTGCGTTTGCTAATGCATCAACACCACGTTTTAAACCGTCGCGTGCTTCAATATCAAATTTTATATCTTTTGCCATTTTGAAAAATTTTATTTTTCATTCCCACGAAGGCGGGAATCTATTTAATGTTATTTTAGTCTTTGTTTAATAAGGTTTCCGTTTTCACGGAAATAAAAAAAGCAGAATTATATTATTGCAAGAATATCGCTCTCACGCATAATTAAATAATCTGTACCTTCTAATTTAAGTTCTGTGCCAGCATATTTACCATATAAAACAGTGTCACCAACTTTTACAGTAATAGGCTCATCTTTGGTGCCTTTTCCTGCAGCAACAACAGTTCCTTTTTGTGGTTTTTCTTTGGCGTTATCTGGAATAATAATTCCTGAAGCTGTTTTAGTTTCAGCGGCAGCTGGCTCAATAAGAACGCGGTCTGCTAATGGTTTAATGTTTAAGCTCATTTTTATATTATTTTTAATTAATTAAATTATGATTAACCCTTAGCAATAAGCTAAAAATATGCCAAGAGCAATAGACTGACAAACTTGCAGAAATAAAAAATGCCAACTATATAAGTTGGCATTTTTAATCTAATATGTTTTGAGAATCTTAGTTCACGCTATCTTTTATAGTAGCAGCATCAGTTGCTGTGTTAGCAGGTGTAGCTAAAGGTTGTGCACTTGGTGCATCACTATCTAAAGCTTTAGATTCTAAAGAAGAATCGCCTCTGTTAATTGCTATGTTTGATGCTAATATTAATACTAACAAAAATGTAGCTAAATACCATGTGCTTTTGTCTAAAAAGTCGGTTGTCTTTTTTACACCTCCTAATTGCTGTGTTCCACCACCTCCAAAAGAAGAAGATAATCCACCTCCTTTAGGGTTTTGCACCATGATTACTACAATTAGTAAAAATGCTACCACAACTATTAATGCTAAAAATATTGTAAACGTACTCATTATTTCTTGTTATTTTGTTCTTGTAATTGTTTTACTGCCTCAATTTGGTTTGCAAAGAAACCACTTTTTTCTGGATATTTCAAGCTTAATATTTTATAAGATTGAATAGCCTTAGAATAATTTTTTTGTTCAACGTAAATTCGCGCCAAAGTCTCTGTCATTAAGGCTTCTGGCTCCATCATTTGTGCTTTAGCCAAATTTCCTTTTTGAGAAAGTGGCTTTGTAGGATTAATTTTTGGGTTCTTAATGATGAATTTATCAATTAAATCGAACTTTTTCTCCTTTTTTAGGACTGCTAATGTTTTTATTTTAGCGGGTTTTTTTACAACCTCAGTCTTTCTTTCAATAGGTTTGAATTGGCTAATTTTTAACCATTCATTAAAGGAATGCGATTCTTTTTTATCAAAAGGAAGTGGTGTTCCTAAACTCAAAACATCTTCTGGTGTAATTTTTTCGGGCTTAGTTATCTCCTTGGTTGAGGTTTCAATGTTTTCCGATTTATCTAAAATAGAAACAGTCTCTTTTTTAGGGCGTGCCTCTTTAGGCTGAAATAGTGAAGGGTCTAAAACACCCGTTGTATCTTGTATTTGTTGCTTTAGATTATCATCAATTTTAATGTTTCTATTAATGCTAATATCTTCAACATCAACTTCTATCTCATTTAAAGATAAACTGTTTTTTTTGATATATTTTGAAATTTCATTTTGAATAAAATCTTCCGAAGTAATAAAATCAAACAAAATACTGCGGTCTGTAGTATAAGCAGCAGTTGTTTTAAGCGCTTGGTTATACTCTAAGCTACTTTGGTCTTTTAATCCTTTAAGATGAATAGCGCGTGCCGACTGAAAATAAGGATATTGATCTAAAATAGATTTTATAGCCTCGGTTTGGTTATGCGTTATGGCATGCGGGTTTTGTAGTAAATATGTAAAATCTGTTCGATTCATTGGGCTAAGCCAAGTGTTTTTATAATTATTGATGTTTAACTGAAAACTTATACTACAACTAAAAGTTGCTTGCTACCATTTCGCGAGTGTTGCGTTAAAAATATCTTGCGTTAAACGCTCAAAAATTTCTTCGTGAGCTGTTGTTTTTGTTGCTCCTGTAAGTAGCGAAGTCCCTTCGTAATCATAATAAAAAGAGAAACTTTGTTCTAAATCGTCTTCTTCTTTTTTTCTGTTGAAAAATCTAAGTTTCACACTTATTGTTAATCTGTTTTGTGCCGCTGTATTTTCTGATGTTGCTGTAGTAGGTGATACTCTATAATTAGTTATTTCACCTTCGTAAACCAAATCACCATTAGAAGGAACAAGACTCAAATTGGTTTGGTTCTGAATTAAATCTTCTAAAGCTAATTTAAAATCACGTTCTAAACCGGGTTCTACTAAAAGGGCATTGTTTTCAAATCGGTTTACTTGGTAAGTTTTAATATCGGAAGCAATAGAGGTTCCTGTAAAAGAGTAAATACCACAGCTCGTTAAGGTTGCGATAGTTAATATGATAATGATATATTTTGCGTGTTTCATTTTATTTTCTTGAATCCGTACCTATTTTGTAATGCCTTGTACTCCTTATTAACGTTCTTTTAAAGATCGTATTGTTTAATTTTACGGTATAAAGTACGTTCGCTAATGCCTAGCTCTGTGGCTGCTAATTTACGTTTTCCGCTGTGACGTTCTAGTGATTTTTTAATTAATTCTAATTCTTTATCGTGTATAGATAAGGTTTCTTCCTCTTCTATTTCTTCGGCAAAGTGATATTTATCTTGCGGATTTACTGGCTCTTCTTTGTTTGAGGCATGTTCGGGTATTGAAAGTAATTCCGTATTGGTTACGCTTTCTTCAAAATCAAGAACATCTTCATCATTTTCTTCACCATAAATTTTTTCAATTAAACTTTCGTTTTTTTTCTCAACATCTTTAGAATTCCCATTTTTCATGAGTTCCATGGTGAGTTTCTTTAAATCGTTTAAGTCACTTTTCATGTCAAAAAGAACTTTATAAAGAATTTCACGCTCACTACTAAAATCACTTTCAGATTTTGATGTTTTAATTACTGCAGGCAAATTAGATCCTGTGGTTGGTAAATAACCACGTAGCGTGTCTGCACTAATTGTACGGTTTTGTTCTAAAACAGACACTTGTTCAGCAATGTTTCGCAACTGACGAATGTTACCATTCCAGCGGTGTTTTACTAACACTTGTATAGCTGTGTCGGTAAGTTTTACCGTAGGCATCTTGTATTTTAAAGCGAAATCGCTGGCAAATTTCCTGAACAATAAATGAATATCGTCTGGACGTTCTCGAAGTGGCGGTAAGTTAATGTCTACAGTACTTAAACGGTAGTATAAATCTTCACGAAATTTTTCTTTTTCGATAGCTTCAAATAGGTTAACGTTTGTTGCTGCCACGATACGGACATTGGTTTTTTGAACCTTACTAGAGCCTAC from Algibacter sp. L1A34 includes these protein-coding regions:
- a CDS encoding fasciclin domain-containing protein, with translation MNNKHNFIINFGRICAVLVILVAFSCKDDAMDEHYGQEDKGLESSILETLSSDTNYSTFVELVKQAGFEELLSSSQAFTVWAPNNEALALVSSDVLNDPDALTELIGNHISRFSYGSTINESPLFVKMLNDKSIEFSNIDGQVTFGDVDLLEKDILTSNGILHKLSSVLSVKPNIWGFLNDNEAEFPTLMDYFSQYNETLFDEAKSVKTGTNSLGQTVYDSIFSSSNTQFKTIGDLSSEDDRFTFIGLTDDAYAGIYDTFKEYYQYPVEDSVKSNTDRTIFSNLTFPVLDLEDLNGSLIENTVGNSVLLDGTGTSVESLSNGNVFVVNTLNYDAKNVMYKPIRYEVENNKRREIGSLTDFSVVQKYQDVASGKFTNIVSLLANPENGNDYFEVAFSNVLSASYNINLKFSAIGAAQDTQLKFEFSYVDASGNTVVNNIDSMVISNLEEGIVPIGDTYDIPVYINEEIDNEYTVKLKIIIDVSEPELILYERKFGLDYVELTPVE
- a CDS encoding SusC/RagA family TonB-linked outer membrane protein gives rise to the protein MMKIKNTYSLLFILFFGITFALQGQEKSNKIVTGTVVNAINKEPLVGVNVRVGKFSSVITDEKGAFSIKVPDGRATLVLSSQEFQNKEVALKGRSKVEIEINNKDFNTYYSTIHSPLGDQSNSSVVSAVSVREGNLATSRESAANMLSGNEVSGMRSIMRSGIPGIGSNNFIRGYNTLNSSTQPLIVIDGMMIETNTFNNNSIINGYSYDPLSDINPKDIANITVIKDAVSIYGSRAANGVILIETNKTDDVTTKIDFYASAGLNSAPDNIRMMNASQYKNYLSNQLNSSGLYTNSEISGLPYFNESPSFQDYEKYHNSTDWQKEVFDDNYVNEYYLKVTGGDEIAKYGLSIGYTTNGGVISNSEFSRFTTRFNADTSITDRLSLSTNLSVSYTDRSLYDDGLLSTSPISSALNKSPFLAPYTENADGVVTDVYQDVDNIGGFSNPVVITDVATFVAKDYNLYGQLNFGYKISDKLTLKSLSGVNYIKNRQNVFLPDLGLSEEFNEYGDAFYRTSKVSVESLFSVYNDTRLNYVLNVDNKHDFSLNLGVRYNQNNYENSYSISGNSGDDQFTSLNNGNRDTFVTSGNIGNWKYASIYANGDYSFLNKYFVSYNLALDSSSRFGDDKSTGIFPALGLGWLISSENFMANNKVIDKLKLRVSYGLTGNDGIGNYNAESYFVSTRFLEGTGLVNGNIAKSSIGWEETAKANFGLDVGLLNERLSLNLDYFDNRTSGLLNMNEINQVYGSEGFLSNEGKLKNNGFELSVNARVVNTENFSWDVGGNISQYKNEIVSLPGDQQILDIDGVNATIINKEGSALGLFYGYKTNGIYNNAAEASADGLNWTDFAGFEQSFVAGDVRFVNSDASDNVINEDDRVVIGNPNPDFTGMVYNTFTYKNVSLSAIFSFSQGNDVYNAQRWQTESMSGLANQSTAVANRWAVANQDTDIPRAVYGDAMGNSRFSDRWIEDGSYIRLKTLSVSYSPDFFNATLSITANNLFTITDYLGFDPEVSSSQTSYLQGIDAGFTPQYTSVLIGLRVGL
- a CDS encoding RagB/SusD family nutrient uptake outer membrane protein → MKQYRNITFSIILGLTLFTSCDDLLDVDPEEVLLTEDYLGASKIETRSALFGVLSQLQDVAGQYVVLGELRGDLTNVNASTNDELREINNHAISADNSYADLTTIFSIINNCNFALEGIDKEAFEGDLLDDYAGILRIRTWAQMQILINYGKLPYITVPIKTSDELDDTYPLLSIDEALDQLIRNLAEVEGVDNVTDYAGSEGFSVYKMIPDQHILLGDLYLWKGNYELAATNYKLFLDEFSTLSTNRISVTENNGKYTYNPDGWADIFGESPRSTAVIDYVAFSEQYRQPNSSFEVITAQMQASTSIIANWNSQSMGYEGLPVVDNLDERAAVSATIEDVEPLILKYQYEYFTWNRVAKIYLRYAEAINYAGYPEQALVVINGIFNNPNVDPIDAPIFFNEEEFLNFDEWYYLFDDNEPIIGNLGVRGRASLAPVGLDIDMSNITTAMDEVGALILNEAALELAFEGNRWEDLMRYARRDSDASILADAIADKFITAGDAGTGEAIRAKLLNPDNWYLPYTIPDNFVSE
- the groL gene encoding chaperonin GroEL (60 kDa chaperone family; promotes refolding of misfolded polypeptides especially under stressful conditions; forms two stacked rings of heptamers to form a barrel-shaped 14mer; ends can be capped by GroES; misfolded proteins enter the barrel where they are refolded when GroES binds), giving the protein MAKDIKFDIEARDGLKRGVDALANAVKVTLGPKGRNVIISKSFGAPQVTKDGVTVAKEIELENPLENMGAQMVKEVASKTNDLAGDGTTTATVLAQAIVKEGLKNVAAGANPMDLKRGIDKAVEAIVADLEKQAKKVGNSSEMIKQVASISANNDDTIGELIATAFGKVGKEGVITVEEAKGMETYVDVVEGMQFDRGYLSPYFVTDADKMIADLENPYILLFDKKISNLNEILPILEPVAQSGRPLLIIAEDVDGQALATLVVNKLRGGLKIAAVKAPGFGDRRKAMLEDIATLTGGTVISEERGFTLENADLSMLGTAETVTVDKDNTTIVNGSGDAESIKARVNQIKSQIETTTSDYDKEKLQERLAKLAGGVAVLYVGAASEVEMKEKKDRVDDALHATRAAVEEGIVAGGGVALVRAKSVLEKLTTENLDETTGVQIVARAIEAPLRTIVENAGGEGSVVIAKVLEGKKDFGFDAKTDKYVDMLKAGIIDPKKVTRVALENAASVAGMILTTECALIDIKEDAPAMPMGGGGMPGMM
- the groES gene encoding co-chaperone GroES — its product is MSLNIKPLADRVLIEPAAAETKTASGIIIPDNAKEKPQKGTVVAAGKGTKDEPITVKVGDTVLYGKYAGTELKLEGTDYLIMRESDILAII
- the secG gene encoding preprotein translocase subunit SecG, which encodes MSTFTIFLALIVVVAFLLIVVIMVQNPKGGGLSSSFGGGGTQQLGGVKKTTDFLDKSTWYLATFLLVLILASNIAINRGDSSLESKALDSDAPSAQPLATPANTATDAATIKDSVN
- a CDS encoding LptE family protein — protein: MKHAKYIIIILTIATLTSCGIYSFTGTSIASDIKTYQVNRFENNALLVEPGLERDFKLALEDLIQNQTNLSLVPSNGDLVYEGEITNYRVSPTTATSENTAAQNRLTISVKLRFFNRKKEEDDLEQSFSFYYDYEGTSLLTGATKTTAHEEIFERLTQDIFNATLAKW